One window of Caldisericum exile AZM16c01 genomic DNA carries:
- the rplV gene encoding 50S ribosomal protein L22 — MEAYAIERHLRLSASKARLVAELIKGKSVTEARAILRALPHKAARYLEKALNSAIANGVNNFKMDEDLMYVSDIFIDAEGPLKRVLPRGFGRADIIRRPISQIKIIVKEKEEV, encoded by the coding sequence ATGGAAGCATATGCTATTGAGAGACACCTCAGATTATCTGCAAGTAAAGCAAGACTCGTTGCAGAACTTATAAAGGGTAAATCTGTAACCGAAGCAAGGGCAATACTTAGAGCCCTTCCACATAAGGCTGCACGTTATCTTGAGAAGGCGCTAAATTCTGCAATTGCAAATGGAGTTAACAATTTTAAGATGGACGAAGACCTTATGTATGTTTCTGATATTTTTATTGATGCAGAGGGACCCCTTAAGAGAGTTCTTCCAAGAGGATTTGGTAGAGCAGACATAATAAGAAGGCCAATAAGCCAAATCAAGATAATTGTTAAGGAGAAAGAGGAGGTTTAA
- the rpsS gene encoding 30S ribosomal protein S19, producing MGRTGKWVDPKLLEKIRKMNEKGEKKVIKVWCRRSTITEEMVGHTIAVHNGKTHIPVYIVPDMVGHKLGEFAPTRTFHGHRAPTARVITKT from the coding sequence ATGGGAAGAACTGGTAAATGGGTTGATCCTAAACTTCTTGAAAAAATTAGGAAGATGAACGAAAAAGGCGAAAAGAAAGTTATTAAAGTATGGTGCAGGCGTTCAACCATCACCGAAGAGATGGTTGGGCACACAATAGCAGTCCATAATGGAAAAACGCACATTCCGGTTTATATTGTTCCTGATATGGTTGGGCATAAGTTGGGTGAATTTGCGCCTACCCGAACATTCCACGGACATAGAGCACCTACTGCACGTGTGATCACGAAGACATAA
- the rplB gene encoding 50S ribosomal protein L2 has protein sequence MGLKVYKPVTPGLRGRTVLNHKEVITKTEPEKSLVEGLRKEGGRNNTGKITVRHRGGGNKRLYRIIDFKRDKDGIPAKVTAIEYDPNRSAYIALLTYADGEKRYIIAPLGLKVGDTVMSGPDAEIKVGNALPLKNIPLGTFIHNIELIPGKGGQIARSAGAAAQLIAKESEYAQVRMPSGEIRRIRLECKATIGQVGNLDHENVNLGKAGHKRHLGIRPTVRGSAMNPVDHPHGGGEGKAPIGHPGPLTPWGKPTLGYKTRKKKNPSDKYIIKRRK, from the coding sequence ATGGGTTTAAAAGTTTATAAACCAGTGACTCCAGGCCTTCGTGGAAGAACAGTTTTGAACCACAAAGAGGTTATTACCAAAACTGAACCTGAAAAATCTCTTGTGGAAGGTTTAAGGAAAGAAGGCGGAAGGAACAATACTGGAAAAATTACCGTAAGACATAGAGGTGGTGGAAATAAACGTCTCTATAGAATTATTGATTTCAAAAGAGATAAGGATGGAATTCCGGCCAAAGTTACTGCTATTGAATATGATCCAAACCGTTCCGCATACATTGCTCTTCTTACATATGCAGATGGCGAGAAAAGATACATTATTGCACCACTTGGTCTAAAAGTAGGTGATACAGTTATGTCTGGGCCAGATGCAGAAATAAAAGTTGGTAATGCATTACCTCTGAAAAATATCCCCCTTGGAACGTTTATCCATAACATTGAACTTATTCCTGGTAAAGGTGGGCAGATTGCAAGATCTGCTGGAGCAGCAGCCCAGTTGATTGCAAAGGAGAGTGAGTATGCTCAGGTGAGAATGCCCTCCGGTGAAATTAGAAGGATAAGACTTGAGTGTAAGGCTACGATAGGGCAAGTCGGGAATTTGGATCACGAGAATGTTAACCTTGGTAAGGCCGGTCACAAGAGACATCTTGGCATAAGGCCAACTGTAAGAGGTTCGGCTATGAACCCTGTTGATCACCCGCATGGTGGTGGAGAAGGTAAGGCACCTATTGGCCACCCTGGTCCTCTTACACCTTGGGGCAAACCAACACTTGGCTATAAGACAAGAAAGAAGAAAAATCCTTCCGACAAATACATCATTAAGAGGAGGAAATAA
- the rplW gene encoding 50S ribosomal protein L23 — translation MMETYEILIRPLITEKTTKQMAQGKYTFIVHEDANVQMIKKAVEEAFNVKVKDVNIGKVFGKKKRVRYAFVRTPTYKKAIVTLYPGYKIDVIQNV, via the coding sequence ATAATGGAAACATATGAAATTTTGATTAGACCTTTAATTACAGAAAAAACAACAAAGCAGATGGCTCAAGGAAAGTACACCTTTATTGTCCACGAAGATGCAAACGTGCAGATGATTAAAAAAGCGGTGGAAGAGGCATTTAATGTAAAAGTAAAAGACGTAAACATTGGAAAAGTTTTTGGCAAAAAGAAGAGAGTTCGTTATGCATTTGTTAGAACTCCTACCTATAAAAAAGCAATTGTAACACTCTATCCTGGTTATAAGATAGATGTTATCCAGAACGTTTAA